In one window of Notolabrus celidotus isolate fNotCel1 chromosome 17, fNotCel1.pri, whole genome shotgun sequence DNA:
- the LOC117829032 gene encoding protein phosphatase 1 regulatory subunit 3G-like, producing MYRSYLQHHAGGEASSPGRQRGENGLEDLDEEEEEEEEEDLEDEVDASQLEKFMRDRRRAKSLPAYPAELLDGVSEGEGRKRVKFADSMGLNLAHVKHFSTLEEPQIPSKVLSRHKSFPPHQDLLSDLCQSFKTSLDTDRLVCCFPDPPDPGERVQQLRVCLERVTITQFDVRGQIRVFSGCPIREVGVRYTFNDWLSHVDSQALPVVLDQQDCVGERFGFTVYTPPFMDPSSAVHFAVYLRSEEGEFWDNNEGLNYTLKYLCMPSTAPFVSAAFHAT from the coding sequence ATGTACCGCTCATACCTGCAGCACCACGCCGGGGGAGAGGCGTCCTCCCCGgggaggcagaggggggagAACGGCCTGGAGGAcctggacgaggaggaggaggaggaggaagaggaagatctGGAGGACGAGGTGGACGCTTCTCAGCTGGAGAAGTTCAtgagagacaggaggagagccAAGTCCCTGCCCGCCTACCCTGCAGAGCTCCTGGACGGGGTCTccgagggagaggggaggaagcGCGTGAAGTTCGCCGACTCCATGGGTCTGAACCTGGCCCACGTCAAACACTTCAGCACGCTAGAGGAGCCCCAGATCCCGAGCAAGGTTCTGTCCAGGCACAAGAGCTTCCCTCCCCACCAGGACCTCCTGAGCGACCTGTGCCAGAGCTTCAAGACCAGCCTGGACACGGACCGACTGGTCTGCTGCTTCCCGGATCCGCCGGACCCGGGTGAGAGAGTCCAGCAGCTCCGCGTGTGTCTGGAGAGGGTCACCATCACCCAGTTCGACGTGCGGGGGCAGATCCGGGTCTTCAGCGGCTGCCCCATCAGAGAGGTCGGGGTGAGGTACACCTTCAACGACTGGCTCTCGCACGTGGACTCGCAGGCTCTGCCTGTAGTCCTTGACCAGCAGGACTGTGTGGGGGAGCGCTTCGGCTTCACGGTCTACACGCCCCCCTTCATGGACCCCAGCTCGGCCGTGCACTTCGCAGTCTACCTGAGGAGCGAGGAGGGGGAGTTCTGGGACAACAACGAGGGGCTGAACTACACCCTCAAGTACCTCTGCATGCCCAGCACCGCGCCGTTCGTCAGTGCAGCTTTCCACGCCACCTGA
- the riok3 gene encoding serine/threonine-protein kinase RIO3, with translation MDQTGVTAQTPKSPWGSVAPAAPSCSLADVMSEQLAKQLDDENNKFPTPDPAADLLLTDEASETTSDLMLAQMLQMQFDREFDDQLRREEKKFNGDSKVSISFENYRMVHPYEDSDSSEDEVDWQDTKHDPYKADKPQTTPRRGFTGKGKNITTKHDEVMCGRKNTSRMDNFAPEVHVGDGLGMDLKLSNQVFNSLKQHCHSEQRRSARLHEKKEHSTAEQAVDPRTRLLMYKMVNAGVLENINGCISTGKESVVFHANGGSLEEQPVPDEVVLKVFKTTLNEFKNRDRYIKDDYRFIDRFSKLNPRKVIRLWAEKEMHNLCRMNKAGIPCPEVVLLKKHILVMSFIGKDHVPAPKLKDVTLSSEDMKNAFYQVLNMMQLLYQECNLVHADLSEYNMLWHEGKVWLIDVSQSVEPTHPHGLEFLFRDCRNVSTVSTV, from the exons CAGACCCCGAAG agtcCGTGGGGTTCGGTGGCCCCGGCGGCTCCGTCCTGCTCTCTAGCCGACGTGATGAGCGAGCAGCTGGCCAAACAGCTGGACGATGAGAACAACAAGTTCCCGACGCCCGA TCCGGCAGCAGACCTGCTCCTCACAGACGAAGCCTCCGAGACCACCAGCGACCTGATGCTCGCCCAGATGCTGCAGATGCAGTTTGACCGCGAGTTCGACGACCAGCTCCGCCGCGAGGAGAAGAAGTTCAACGGAGACAGCAAAG TGTCCATCTCCTTTGAGAACTACCGCATGGTCCACCCGTACGAGGACAGCGACAGCTCTGAGGACGAGGTGGACTGGCAGGACACCAAACACGACCCCTACAAAGCAG ATAAGCCCCAGACCACGCCCAGGAGAGGCTTCACCGGCAAGGGCAAGAACATCACCACCAAGCACGACGAGGTGATGTGTGGCCGCAAGAACACATCCCGCATGGACAAC ttcGCCCCCGAGGTGCACGTGGGGGACGGGCTTGGCATGGACCTGAAGCTGTCCAACCAGGTCTTCAACTCTCTGAAGCAGCACTGCCACAGCGAGCAGAGACGCAGCGCCCGGCTGCACGAGAAGAAGGAGCACTCCACCGCc GAACAAGCCGTGGACCCTCGCACTCGTCTGCTCATGTACAAGATGGTGAACGCCGGCGTGCTGGAGAACATTAACGGGTGCATCAGCACCGGGAAAGAGTCGGTGGTGTTTCACGCTAACGGAGGAAG tctggAGGAGCAGCCGGTCCCTGACGAGGTGGTGCTGAAGGTGTTCAAGACGACCCTCAACGAGTTCAAGAACAGAGACCGCTACATCAAAGACGACTACCGCTTCATCGACCGCTTCAGCAAGCTGAACCCACGTAAAGTGATCCGGCTGTGGGCCGAGAAGGAGATGCACAACCTGTGCAG gatgAATAAGGCAGGGATCCCCTGTCCCGAGGTGGTGCTGCTGAAGAAACACATCCTGGTGATGTCGTTCATCGGGAAGGATCACGTTCCTGCTCCCAAACTGAAGGACGTCACGCTGAGCTCTGAGGACATGAAGAACGCCTTCTACCAGGTCCTAAAC atgatGCAGCTGCTGTATCAGGAGTGTAACCTGGTTCATGCTGATCTCAGTGAATACAACATGCTGTGGCACGAAGGAAAG gtgTGGTTGATAGATGTCAGTCAGTCCGTCGAGCCAACCCACCCTCACGGTCTGGAGTTCCTCTTCAGAGACTGCAGGAACGTTTCGACTGTAAGTACAGTTTAA